From a region of the Aulosira sp. FACHB-615 genome:
- the hsdR gene encoding EcoAI/FtnUII family type I restriction enzme subunit R: MSEAIDKKSLSERDICTKYITPALVNRGWNINTQIREEVTLTKGRVIVRGKLASRGEQKRADYVLYHKPGVPLAVIEAKDNNHSVSAGMQQAIATGELIDVPFIFSSNGDAFMMCDRTISEGQREREIPLHQFPTPQELWQKYCDWKGINSDIQPIVSQDYYPSPDKKQPRYYQQIAINRTIEAIAKGENRILLVMATGTGKTFTAFQIIWRLWKSGAKKRILFLADRNILVDQTRVNDFKPFGSKMTKIKQRQIDTSYEIYLCLYQAVTGNEEAKNIYRQFSPGFFDLIIIDECHRGSASEDSAWRDILAYFSSATQIGLTATPRETEEVSNSLYFGDSIFTYSLKQGIEDGFLAPYKVIRIDFDTDLSGWKPKPGQRDKYGKEIPDQIFNQRDFDRTLVLEKRTELVARIISDYLKSSDRFAKTIVFCETTEHAERMRVALVNENTDLVAENSRYIMRITGDDAQGKAELDNFIDPESKYPTIVTTSELLTTGVDAKTCKLIVLDQRILSMTKFKQIVGRGTRIDEDYGKMFFTIIDFKKATQLFADPEFDGEPVQIYQPKPVDPIVPPDNGDDEVVIDGEITRKQKREKYVIADEEVSVAFIREQYHGKDGKLITESIKDYTRKTVSQEYASLDAFLKKWHSSEQKQAIIQELQELGVPLEALEKEIGKDFDPLDLICHVVFDQPPLTRRERANNVRKRDYFSNYGEQARTVLNALLDKYADEGIEDIESLDVLKVKPISDLGTPLEIIKIFGGKQAYLQALSVLKEELYRVS; this comes from the coding sequence ATGTCAGAAGCGATAGACAAGAAATCTTTGAGTGAACGTGATATCTGTACAAAGTACATTACACCTGCTTTAGTTAATCGCGGTTGGAATATCAACACTCAGATTCGAGAGGAAGTGACGCTGACAAAGGGTAGGGTGATTGTGAGGGGTAAGCTTGCTAGTCGAGGTGAGCAGAAACGCGCTGATTATGTGCTGTATCACAAACCAGGTGTACCACTGGCTGTGATTGAGGCTAAAGATAATAATCACTCTGTTAGCGCGGGAATGCAACAGGCGATCGCAACTGGTGAATTAATTGATGTACCATTCATCTTTAGCTCGAATGGCGACGCTTTTATGATGTGCGATCGCACGATTAGCGAAGGACAGCGAGAACGGGAAATTCCCCTTCATCAGTTTCCGACACCGCAGGAACTTTGGCAAAAATACTGTGATTGGAAGGGGATTAACTCGGACATTCAGCCAATTGTTTCACAAGATTACTACCCCAGTCCTGATAAAAAACAGCCACGCTATTATCAACAGATTGCCATTAATCGCACAATTGAAGCGATCGCTAAAGGAGAAAACCGCATTTTGTTAGTTATGGCAACGGGTACGGGTAAGACTTTTACAGCTTTTCAGATTATCTGGCGGTTGTGGAAGTCAGGGGCGAAAAAGCGTATCCTGTTCTTGGCAGACCGCAACATTTTGGTTGATCAAACTAGAGTCAATGACTTTAAACCCTTTGGCTCAAAAATGACCAAAATTAAGCAGCGACAGATAGATACATCTTACGAGATTTATCTATGTCTGTATCAGGCGGTAACGGGAAATGAAGAGGCGAAAAACATTTATCGGCAGTTTTCACCAGGTTTTTTTGACTTAATTATTATAGATGAGTGCCATCGGGGAAGCGCATCTGAGGATTCTGCATGGCGAGATATTTTGGCATATTTTAGCAGTGCAACGCAGATTGGTTTGACTGCTACCCCAAGGGAAACAGAAGAAGTTTCTAATAGTCTTTATTTTGGCGATTCAATTTTTACCTATTCGCTCAAACAAGGGATTGAAGATGGCTTTTTAGCTCCCTATAAAGTTATTCGCATTGACTTTGATACAGATTTGAGTGGCTGGAAACCGAAGCCAGGACAAAGAGATAAATATGGTAAAGAAATTCCTGACCAAATATTTAATCAGCGAGATTTTGATAGAACTCTGGTTTTAGAGAAGCGTACCGAGTTAGTCGCCCGGATTATTTCTGATTATCTCAAATCAAGCGATCGCTTTGCCAAAACTATCGTTTTTTGTGAGACGACGGAACACGCAGAACGGATGCGGGTGGCGTTGGTGAATGAAAATACTGATTTGGTAGCAGAGAATAGCCGCTACATTATGCGAATTACTGGGGATGATGCTCAGGGTAAGGCAGAATTAGATAATTTCATCGACCCCGAAAGTAAATATCCCACGATTGTTACTACCTCTGAGTTGCTGACGACAGGTGTCGATGCTAAGACTTGCAAGTTGATTGTTTTAGATCAGCGCATTCTGTCTATGACTAAATTTAAGCAAATTGTTGGTCGCGGTACGCGCATTGATGAAGACTATGGCAAAATGTTCTTCACCATTATCGATTTTAAGAAAGCAACACAGTTATTTGCTGACCCTGAGTTTGATGGTGAACCTGTACAAATTTATCAGCCCAAACCAGTTGATCCAATTGTTCCGCCCGATAATGGAGACGATGAGGTAGTCATTGATGGTGAGATTACCCGCAAGCAAAAGCGGGAGAAGTATGTAATTGCAGACGAAGAGGTGTCTGTTGCTTTTATTCGTGAGCAGTACCACGGTAAGGACGGTAAGCTGATTACGGAATCGATTAAGGACTATACTCGCAAAACAGTTAGTCAGGAGTACGCCTCGTTAGATGCTTTCTTGAAGAAATGGCACTCTAGCGAGCAGAAGCAGGCTATTATCCAAGAGTTACAAGAACTGGGTGTGCCTTTGGAAGCGTTAGAGAAAGAAATTGGTAAGGATTTTGACCCGTTAGATTTAATTTGTCATGTTGTCTTTGACCAACCGCCACTAACACGCAGAGAAAGAGCGAACAATGTCCGCAAGCGTGATTACTTTAGCAACTATGGCGAACAAGCCAGAACAGTTCTCAATGCTTTGCTGGATAAGTATGCTGATGAGGGGATTGAAGATATTGAAAGTTTGGATGTGTTGAAAGTAAAACCCATCAGCGATTTAGGCACTCCGTTAGAGATAATTAAAATTTTTGGTGGTAAGCAAGCTTATTTACAAGCTTTGTCGGTTCTCAAAGAAGAATTATATCGAGTATCTTAA
- a CDS encoding DUF262 domain-containing protein, translating into MNSISTFDITKYFLLDVMKDIKTGRIQLPDFQRDWVWDDTHVRRLLASISLAYPIGAVMMLQQGHQHRQFKPRLVDGVLTPPNHLPNLLILDGQQRLTTAFMVLLSEQPVIIKDQKNQKTIKKWYYLDIEKCLDPECDRLNAIIALPESRITRTFTGGLVDCSTPEKEYKALLFPLSKVFFFSEWRSKFSKYWQYDAQKLELIDTLELEVLKKFEHYQIPVIQLRDSLPKEAVCQVFEDTNTSGCDLNYFDLMSSSYCTADFSLRDDWKQRENRFQSLKVLRKLRSTDFVQAVTLIASYAKRMEAIKKGGNIDKLPGVACDRAEVLKLTKEEYQKWADPISRGFEESARFLHSQKIFDADDLAYPIQLVILSAIFTVLGERSRSSHIRSMLERWLWCGMFGEVYTRWYEARAGRDVIEVPDWLSGGSLPLTIVQADFSFDRLISVRKRYGAVYQGLAALLRREGAIDWCTGEEINDVIYFEEQIDSHHIFPVGWCRKKGIEPKKYNCLINRTPLSAKTNKKIGSKAPSVYLEEFENTGTSARRLDEILRSHAISPTTLRRDDFEAFFHLRANNLLTLIGKAMGKSLSFESFQDFVEENHHGNGREYKLHPEALKNY; encoded by the coding sequence ATGAACTCCATCTCTACCTTTGACATCACCAAGTATTTTCTCCTTGATGTCATGAAAGACATTAAAACTGGACGCATCCAACTGCCAGATTTTCAACGGGATTGGGTTTGGGATGATACTCATGTGCGTCGTCTATTAGCCAGCATATCTTTGGCTTATCCTATTGGCGCAGTCATGATGCTTCAGCAAGGTCATCAACACCGACAATTTAAACCACGTCTTGTTGATGGAGTGTTAACACCACCAAATCATCTGCCAAACTTGTTAATTCTTGATGGACAGCAACGCCTGACAACTGCATTTATGGTGCTACTGTCTGAACAACCAGTCATCATCAAAGACCAAAAAAACCAGAAAACTATCAAAAAGTGGTACTACCTGGATATTGAAAAATGCCTCGATCCAGAATGCGATCGCCTTAATGCAATTATTGCCTTACCTGAATCCAGAATTACGCGCACCTTCACAGGGGGATTGGTTGACTGCTCTACTCCTGAAAAAGAATATAAAGCCCTCTTGTTTCCCTTATCTAAAGTGTTCTTTTTTTCTGAGTGGAGAAGTAAATTTTCTAAATATTGGCAATACGATGCCCAAAAACTGGAACTAATTGACACTTTAGAACTGGAAGTTCTCAAGAAATTTGAGCATTATCAAATACCTGTGATCCAACTACGTGACTCCTTACCAAAAGAAGCAGTTTGCCAAGTCTTTGAAGATACAAACACTTCTGGCTGTGACCTCAATTACTTCGATTTAATGAGTTCCAGCTATTGCACTGCTGACTTCAGTTTGAGAGATGATTGGAAACAGCGCGAAAATCGCTTCCAATCTTTAAAAGTATTGCGTAAGCTCCGCAGCACTGATTTTGTACAAGCAGTTACGTTAATAGCTAGTTATGCCAAGAGGATGGAAGCTATTAAAAAAGGCGGGAACATCGATAAATTACCAGGTGTTGCTTGCGATCGCGCTGAAGTTCTCAAACTCACCAAAGAAGAATATCAAAAATGGGCTGATCCAATTTCTAGGGGTTTTGAAGAATCTGCTCGTTTCCTTCATAGTCAAAAAATCTTTGATGCAGATGATTTAGCCTATCCCATTCAATTAGTCATCCTCAGTGCCATTTTTACTGTTTTGGGAGAGCGTTCCCGTTCTTCTCATATACGTTCTATGCTAGAACGCTGGTTATGGTGTGGGATGTTTGGTGAAGTATATACACGTTGGTATGAGGCACGAGCCGGGCGAGACGTGATAGAAGTACCAGATTGGTTATCAGGTGGCTCACTGCCGCTTACTATTGTGCAAGCAGATTTTTCTTTTGATAGGTTGATTAGCGTTAGAAAACGTTACGGTGCAGTATATCAAGGTTTAGCGGCTTTACTAAGACGTGAGGGGGCAATTGATTGGTGTACTGGGGAAGAAATCAATGATGTGATTTATTTTGAAGAACAGATAGATTCGCACCATATCTTCCCTGTGGGATGGTGTCGCAAAAAAGGCATTGAACCCAAAAAATATAACTGCTTGATTAACCGTACACCTTTAAGTGCCAAAACAAATAAAAAGATTGGTAGTAAAGCACCTTCAGTTTATTTAGAAGAGTTTGAAAATACTGGAACATCAGCTAGAAGACTAGATGAAATATTGCGATCGCACGCTATCTCTCCAACAACTTTGCGCCGAGATGATTTTGAAGCTTTCTTTCATCTGCGGGCAAACAATTTGCTGACCCTAATTGGAAAGGCAATGGGCAAAAGTTTAAGTTTTGAATCCTTTCAGGATTTTGTCGAAGAGAATCATCACGGGAATGGCAGAGAGTATAAGCTTCATCCCGAAGCTCTCAAGAACTATTAA
- a CDS encoding MerR family transcriptional regulator, translating to MEDKFYTSTQASEITHCSRRQLQYWREKGVIVPTVNSSGKGRNVYYSKADLLALTVMEQLLSIGLNFEVCHAALVTLREREPWLFDESVPEEKMKRLMLLPTRSPEQPLQLAEFDKQVALEALCQGQTVIPFWSDLIHQQLRENLKSFSS from the coding sequence ATGGAAGACAAGTTCTACACAAGCACACAAGCATCAGAAATTACTCATTGCTCTCGCCGCCAGTTGCAGTATTGGCGAGAGAAGGGAGTGATAGTACCTACGGTTAACAGTAGTGGCAAAGGTCGTAATGTTTACTACTCTAAAGCTGACTTACTGGCATTAACAGTAATGGAGCAATTATTGTCAATTGGTTTAAATTTTGAGGTTTGCCATGCAGCATTGGTAACACTACGCGAACGGGAACCTTGGTTATTTGATGAGTCTGTCCCAGAAGAAAAGATGAAGCGGCTCATGTTATTACCCACGAGATCGCCTGAACAACCTTTGCAATTAGCGGAGTTTGATAAGCAAGTGGCACTAGAAGCACTTTGCCAGGGACAAACTGTAATTCCTTTTTGGAGCGATCTCATTCATCAACAATTAAGAGAAAATCTTAAAAGCTTTAGTAGCTAG
- the cas12k gene encoding type V CRISPR-associated protein Cas12k (Type V-K CRISPR systems have also been known as with the large Cas12k protein, has also been known as type V-U5, and Cas12k as C2c5.) yields the protein MSQITIQSRLIASESTRQQLWKLMAELNTPLINELLQQLSEHPDFEKWRKNGKLPSTVVNQLCQSLKTDPRFVGQPSRLYLSAIHVVDYIYKSWLAIQKRLQQQLDGKIRWLEILNSDAELVEISGCSLEAIRTKAAEILAIATSESEPNPPVAKRGKAKKSKKLSASNPDRSLSHKLFDAYQETDDILSRSAISYLLKNGCKLNNKEEDPEKFAKRRRKLEIQIQRLTEKLTSRIPKGRDLTNAKWLETLFTATKTVPEDNAEAKRWQDILLTQSSSLPFPLIFETNEDLVWSINKKGRLCVHFNGLSDLTFEVYCDRRQLHWFKRFLEDQQTKRQSRHQHSSGLFTLRNGRLAWQEGEGKGEPWQINRLTLYCCVDNRLWSAEGTEQVRQEKAHEITKFITKMKEKTDLSITQQAFIQRKQSTLTRINNSFERPSKPLYQGQSHILVGVSLGLEKPATIAVVDAIANKVLAYHSIRQLLGDNYDLLNRQRRQQRSLSHERHKAQKSFSPNQFGTSELGQYVDRLLAKEIVAIAQTYKAGSIVLPKLGDMREIIQCEIQALAETKCPGSVEIQQKYAKQYRVNVHSWSYGRLIQSIQSKAAQTGIVVEEGQQPVRGSPQDKAKELALCAYNLRLARRS from the coding sequence ATGAGCCAAATCACTATTCAAAGTCGCCTAATTGCTAGTGAATCTACCCGTCAACAACTCTGGAAGTTGATGGCAGAATTAAACACACCTTTAATTAACGAACTGCTTCAACAGCTTAGTGAACATCCAGATTTTGAGAAGTGGCGAAAAAATGGCAAACTGCCCTCAACCGTTGTTAACCAACTTTGCCAATCCTTGAAAACTGACCCTCGTTTTGTCGGACAGCCAAGCCGTTTGTATTTATCTGCAATTCATGTTGTGGATTACATTTACAAATCTTGGTTAGCCATTCAAAAACGCCTACAGCAGCAGCTTGACGGCAAAATACGCTGGCTAGAAATACTCAACAGCGATGCTGAATTAGTAGAAATTAGTGGTTGCAGCTTAGAGGCTATTCGTACTAAAGCTGCTGAAATTTTGGCAATAGCTACGTCAGAATCTGAGCCTAATCCTCCTGTAGCTAAAAGAGGAAAGGCAAAGAAATCAAAAAAGTTATCTGCTTCAAATCCTGACAGGAGTTTATCTCATAAATTATTTGATGCTTACCAAGAAACTGACGATATACTCAGCCGTAGTGCCATTAGCTATCTGCTGAAAAATGGCTGCAAACTCAATAATAAAGAAGAAGACCCAGAAAAATTTGCCAAACGCCGCCGTAAATTAGAAATCCAAATTCAAAGACTCACAGAAAAACTAACCAGTCGAATTCCTAAAGGTCGGGACTTAACCAATGCTAAATGGTTAGAAACACTCTTCACTGCTACAAAAACTGTTCCAGAAGACAATGCCGAAGCTAAACGCTGGCAAGATATTTTGTTAACTCAGTCAAGTTCTCTGCCATTTCCCTTGATTTTTGAAACGAACGAAGACCTTGTTTGGTCAATAAACAAAAAAGGTAGGCTGTGTGTTCACTTCAACGGCTTGAGTGATTTAACTTTTGAAGTGTACTGCGATCGCCGCCAATTACATTGGTTTAAAAGGTTCTTAGAAGACCAACAGACGAAACGCCAAAGCAGACATCAACATTCTAGCGGTTTGTTCACTCTCAGAAATGGTCGTTTAGCTTGGCAAGAAGGTGAAGGTAAAGGTGAACCTTGGCAAATTAACCGATTGACCCTTTATTGCTGTGTAGACAATCGCCTGTGGAGTGCTGAAGGAACAGAACAAGTTCGCCAAGAGAAAGCACACGAGATTACCAAATTCATCACCAAGATGAAAGAAAAGACAGACCTGAGTATTACTCAGCAAGCTTTTATTCAGCGTAAACAATCTACACTAACTCGCATAAATAATTCCTTCGAGCGTCCTAGTAAACCCCTGTACCAAGGTCAATCACACATATTGGTTGGAGTAAGCTTGGGGTTAGAAAAACCTGCAACTATAGCCGTAGTCGATGCGATCGCAAACAAAGTTTTGGCTTACCATAGCATCAGGCAATTACTAGGGGACAATTATGACTTGCTAAATCGTCAGCGACGACAACAGCGATCGCTATCCCATGAACGCCATAAAGCACAAAAAAGTTTTTCTCCTAATCAGTTCGGGACATCTGAGTTAGGGCAGTATGTGGACAGATTGTTGGCTAAAGAAATTGTAGCGATCGCGCAAACTTACAAAGCTGGCAGTATTGTCTTGCCTAAGTTAGGTGATATGCGAGAGATTATCCAATGTGAAATTCAAGCTCTAGCTGAAACAAAATGTCCTGGCTCCGTAGAAATCCAGCAAAAATACGCCAAACAATATCGAGTCAATGTCCATTCATGGAGCTATGGCAGATTAATTCAGAGTATTCAGAGTAAAGCTGCTCAGACAGGAATTGTGGTTGAGGAAGGTCAACAACCTGTTCGTGGCAGCCCCCAGGATAAAGCAAAAGAATTAGCCCTCTGTGCTTATAATCTCCGCCTAGCTAGGCGAAGTTGA
- a CDS encoding alpha-hydroxy acid oxidase, with amino-acid sequence MTDVSLPINLWEYEQLAKQHLSQMAFDYYSSGAWDEITLRDNRTAFERIKLRPRMLVDVSDRNLSTAILGKPLQLPILIAPMAFQCLAHPQGELATTLAAATAGVGMVLSTMATKSLEEVAAVGYKHNALQWFQLYIHKDRALTRNLVERAYAAGYQALCVTVDAPILGRRERDVRNTFSLPPGLQLANITNISGLNIPQESAESGLFTYFAQQLNPAVTWHDLEWLQSLSPLPLVLKGILRADDAMRAVEHGAKAIVVSNHGGRQLDGAIASLDALAEIVAAVDNQAEVLVDGGIRRGTDILKALALGAKAVLIGRPVLWGLAVAGQVGVSHIISLLQDELSVAMALSGCTSIQDIDPSLVTFKH; translated from the coding sequence ATGACAGATGTCTCTTTACCCATTAACCTCTGGGAATATGAACAGTTAGCCAAACAGCATCTCTCGCAGATGGCTTTTGATTATTACAGTAGTGGTGCTTGGGATGAAATTACACTACGAGATAACCGCACTGCTTTTGAACGCATAAAATTGCGTCCTCGGATGTTGGTAGATGTGAGCGATCGCAATTTAAGCACCGCTATTTTAGGAAAGCCTTTACAACTACCCATATTAATTGCACCGATGGCGTTTCAGTGTCTAGCCCATCCCCAGGGAGAACTAGCCACAACCTTAGCCGCAGCTACCGCAGGTGTGGGTATGGTCTTGAGTACAATGGCTACCAAAAGCTTAGAAGAAGTGGCGGCGGTAGGTTACAAACATAATGCCTTGCAATGGTTCCAACTGTATATCCATAAAGACCGAGCCTTAACGCGGAATTTAGTAGAAAGAGCTTACGCCGCAGGTTATCAAGCCCTGTGTGTAACTGTGGATGCGCCAATTTTGGGACGACGAGAGCGAGATGTGCGGAACACCTTTAGCTTACCCCCTGGATTGCAATTGGCGAATATTACCAATATTTCCGGGTTGAATATTCCCCAAGAATCAGCAGAATCTGGATTGTTTACTTATTTTGCCCAGCAATTAAACCCGGCTGTAACCTGGCATGACTTGGAATGGTTGCAGTCCTTATCGCCACTACCTTTGGTACTCAAAGGTATTTTACGCGCTGATGATGCGATGCGAGCAGTTGAGCATGGAGCCAAAGCAATTGTAGTTTCTAATCATGGTGGCAGACAACTCGATGGTGCGATCGCCTCTTTAGATGCACTGGCTGAAATAGTTGCTGCTGTAGATAATCAAGCCGAAGTGCTAGTAGATGGCGGGATTCGTCGTGGTACAGACATCCTCAAAGCCTTGGCTTTAGGCGCAAAAGCTGTTCTAATCGGTCGCCCCGTACTCTGGGGATTAGCTGTCGCAGGACAAGTTGGCGTATCCCATATCATCTCCCTGCTACAAGATGAATTAAGTGTAGCGATGGCTCTGAGTGGCTGCACATCCATACAAGATATTGACCCTAGTTTAGTCACTTTCAAACACTAA
- a CDS encoding DUF4090 family protein, whose protein sequence is MTAETNQVNSTTKGADAIDEAIAKGIDFDGSPIPSAKLDLYHQVMALEANRQRSGVSNTMRSRIVRIGAKHIPQPELDQKLIDAGFAPLKEKEIAFFYGGK, encoded by the coding sequence ATGACTGCTGAAACTAATCAAGTAAATTCCACAACCAAGGGTGCAGATGCGATTGATGAAGCGATCGCTAAAGGGATAGATTTTGATGGAAGTCCCATTCCTAGTGCCAAGCTAGACCTTTATCATCAAGTCATGGCCTTAGAAGCAAATAGACAGCGTAGTGGCGTTTCTAATACCATGCGATCGCGGATTGTGCGAATCGGTGCAAAACATATCCCCCAACCAGAACTTGACCAAAAACTCATCGATGCTGGTTTTGCGCCCTTAAAGGAAAAAGAAATCGCCTTTTTCTACGGTGGGAAGTAA
- a CDS encoding four helix bundle protein, translated as MVSMGDRLLYFTKEGRSHFYCLTVRIWNHEKKLLHHTDQIRRSSRSVCANMAEAWRNRRYKAAFVAKLNDCEAEAAEIQVWLKFAVKCQYLTVEQGRELYAPYNQVLSGLVKMITHADDWLLD; from the coding sequence TTGGTGAGCATGGGCGATCGCTTGTTGTACTTTACCAAAGAAGGGCGATCTCATTTTTATTGTCTCACTGTGAGAATATGGAATCATGAGAAAAAACTTCTTCATCATACTGACCAAATTCGTCGCTCCTCTCGCTCTGTCTGTGCAAATATGGCAGAGGCTTGGAGAAACCGGCGATATAAAGCCGCTTTTGTCGCTAAACTCAATGATTGTGAAGCAGAGGCAGCAGAAATTCAAGTTTGGTTAAAGTTTGCTGTGAAATGTCAATATCTTACCGTTGAACAAGGAAGAGAACTCTACGCTCCTTACAATCAAGTCCTTAGTGGGTTAGTCAAGATGATTACCCATGCAGATGATTGGTTACTTGACTAA
- a CDS encoding Rpn family recombination-promoting nuclease/putative transposase, translating into MRRDSIFYKLFQQSPTLLFELLTNPPANAGEYKFDSVAVKEPKFEIDGVFLPPENASPGIVYFCEVQFQKDEKLYERVFAESSLYFYRNRDRFSDWQAVIIYPSRSIEQSDTHPHRTLLNGNQVHRVYLDELGEIRSLPLWVAVMVLTTLEEEQAPTEARYLLARSRQEASSLTSRAIIEIITTIMTYRFEQLSLREVESMLDITLKKTRVYQEIKEEVQEEAREQGREEGREEGREEGREQTREATANIIIRQLTKRFGELTQETRSMVAGLPLQMLEDLGEAWLDFTGVADLQAWLRARIN; encoded by the coding sequence ATGCGCCGAGATTCGATTTTTTACAAATTATTCCAACAATCTCCTACTTTATTATTTGAACTCTTAACAAATCCTCCAGCAAATGCAGGTGAATATAAATTTGACTCAGTAGCTGTCAAAGAACCTAAGTTTGAAATTGATGGAGTATTCTTACCACCAGAAAATGCCAGTCCGGGTATTGTCTATTTCTGTGAGGTGCAGTTTCAAAAAGATGAAAAGCTTTATGAAAGAGTATTTGCAGAATCTTCGCTGTATTTTTACCGCAACCGTGACAGATTTAGTGATTGGCAAGCAGTGATAATTTATCCATCACGTAGTATTGAACAGAGTGATACTCATCCTCACAGAACATTACTCAACGGCAACCAAGTACATCGAGTATATTTGGATGAGTTGGGAGAAATTCGTTCTTTACCTTTGTGGGTAGCGGTAATGGTATTAACTACCCTAGAAGAAGAACAAGCCCCCACAGAAGCTAGGTATTTATTAGCAAGAAGTCGTCAAGAAGCTTCTTCATTAACAAGTCGTGCCATAATTGAAATCATCACGACAATCATGACATATCGGTTTGAGCAACTGAGTCTAAGAGAGGTGGAGTCAATGTTAGACATCACACTGAAGAAAACGAGAGTTTATCAGGAAATTAAAGAAGAAGTTCAAGAAGAAGCACGAGAGCAAGGACGAGAGGAAGGACGAGAGGAAGGACGAGAGGAAGGACGAGAACAAACACGAGAAGCGACAGCGAATATTATTATCAGACAATTAACCAAGCGGTTTGGAGAACTTACCCAAGAGACGCGTTCTATGGTTGCGGGTTTGCCATTGCAAATGTTGGAAGATTTGGGTGAAGCATGGCTCGATTTTACAGGCGTAGCTGATTTACAGGCTTGGTTACGGGCGCGAATTAATTAA